From the genome of Mucilaginibacter paludis DSM 18603:
ACCTGATCTTATCATCTATGGAAATGCCTTTATAGGATTTGCCGAGCCAGGTGTAGTTTGGGTAATGCAGGATAGTAATGGTAACGGCAAACCCGACGATACCTGGTACGAGTTAACGGGAAGCGCGCAATATAAAACCGGATATCTGCGTAATTATTCGGTTACCTATACGCGGCCAGGCTGCGATACCTGTAGTGTACTCTGGAAGGATAGCCAGGGCAAAACAGGTGTAGTGAAAACCAATATATTTCACACCCAGCCTTATTTCCCGATAGGTATCAAAGCTAACAGTTATACGTTAACCGGTACCTTATTGCCTTCAAGCAATATTGATAACAGTAATCCATCTTACATTACAAGTGCACCTTTTGATTTTGGTTATGCTGATAACACTGCCGGTGGCGATCAGGTGGATATTGCTAATGCCATTGATTCAAACGGAGACAGGGTTACCCTTAAAGGCATCGATTTTATCAAAGTACAAACCGGAATTCAATATAATATGGGCTGGCTGGGCGAACAATCTACCGAGGTAGGTGGCGCCGCCGATTTAAGTCAACTCAAAAATTAACTATCATCTCATCAGTTTCAACAAATAAATAATCGTTTACAAGAATGAAAAAACAAATTACATCACAATTCTGGATCGCCGCCTTTACCATATTGATCATTACAGCTTCGTCCTGTAAAAGAAATCATGACGAGCCATTGCCCGATAGCCCGGTGATCACAAAATCTAACGGAAAAAATGGGTTTGATACGGTAACAATAGGTAAATCAGTGTTGTTGCACCCTGTATTGAGCAACAAAACGGGCCTAAGTTATAGCTGGACGGTGAATGGCATTGAAAAAGGAACAGATTCTACCTTAACCTATACACCAGATACCCGCGGTGATTACCAGATCCGTTTTAAAGCTACCAATGCCGGAGGATCTGCCACGGTTGATTATAAAGTACACGTTTTTGGTAAATACGAAAATGGATTTTTTATAGCCAACGAGGGCTGGTACGGGCATGGTACAGGCTCGGTAAGTTTTTACCGCTATGATACCCAGCTTAAAGAAGATAGTATAACTACCAAAGAGAACCCAGGTAAAGATCTCAACCCGGCAACCTCTACTGTTGAGTATGCTACTATTTTTAATGATAAATTTTACTTGCTTACTAAAGCGCATGGCCCCTTAGTGGTAATGGATGCTTACTCGATGAAGGAAAGTGGCCGCGTAGCTGCTGCATCTACCAGCGATTGGCGCGCATTTGTTGGCTTAGACAGCGGACATGCCTTAATCAGTTCGCAAACTGGTGTTTATCCCCTTGACCTGAATACTCTTGCAGTGGGTACTAAGCTTTCAACC
Proteins encoded in this window:
- a CDS encoding DUF5074 domain-containing protein, whose translation is MKKQITSQFWIAAFTILIITASSCKRNHDEPLPDSPVITKSNGKNGFDTVTIGKSVLLHPVLSNKTGLSYSWTVNGIEKGTDSTLTYTPDTRGDYQIRFKATNAGGSATVDYKVHVFGKYENGFFIANEGWYGHGTGSVSFYRYDTQLKEDSITTKENPGKDLNPATSTVEYATIFNDKFYLLTKAHGPLVVMDAYSMKESGRVAAASTSDWRAFVGLDSGHALISSQTGVYPLDLNTLAVGTKLSTVSGQIGDMIKAGNYIFVLSSSQGVVILNASDYSVAKTIGGMLVAFAQTPDGSVWAAGGTSLIKINPATLTVTTITVPFTVYGAWAAWHPGSITASTKDNIIFLAQNSTFSGGKAVYKYVDGSPASLQSPFITIIAGKELYGCGIGYNAALNQLVINTVQSGFGANFAVNDLDFYDATSGTLVKDIPFSGYYFPAVNVFH